One window of Candidatus Marinarcus aquaticus genomic DNA carries:
- a CDS encoding CCA tRNA nucleotidyltransferase encodes MYTYTKRKNNFIRVPSTLEPILNALQEQGIAPVLVGGCVRDFYLDKPIKDYDIELFGCSDEAVIEKTLSRFGEIKFVGKSFGVYKLHVDSDEFDFALPRREEKTGVGYTGFEVTCDASMDFITASLRRDFTMNAMGFDYTTQTFLDPHNGLEDLKKGTLRHIKDETFVEDPLRVYRAIQFCARFDLTLHEATFSLCQSIVNSGELEALSNNRIFEEFKKLLLKSKKPSRGFELLKDLNILPYFPELEALVGCEQEPEYHPEGDVWVHTLMCLDEMVKIQTTDESEKLLLMLAILCHDLGKPMTTEIINGKITSYKHEKEGVAPTLSFLERLTNDKKLIKAIVPLVEYHLAPFQLFLQQSSLKAVKRLASKVNIELLCKVALADCKGRTLPDSSKCDKAIAWLLETAQELNVKNEAEKPLVLGRDLLQLGMQPSQMFSEILEFAYELQLDNPNNDKEQILKAIKKHYL; translated from the coding sequence ATGTACACGTATACAAAGAGAAAAAATAACTTCATACGCGTACCTTCTACGCTTGAACCTATTTTAAACGCTTTACAAGAACAAGGCATTGCTCCTGTTCTTGTAGGCGGTTGCGTTCGAGACTTCTATTTAGATAAACCCATTAAAGATTATGATATTGAACTCTTTGGTTGCAGCGATGAAGCTGTGATTGAAAAGACCCTTTCACGCTTTGGTGAGATAAAGTTTGTGGGAAAAAGTTTTGGTGTGTATAAACTGCATGTGGACAGTGATGAGTTTGACTTTGCGTTGCCAAGGCGAGAAGAGAAAACAGGAGTTGGGTATACGGGATTTGAAGTCACTTGCGATGCCAGCATGGATTTTATAACCGCAAGCTTACGCCGTGATTTCACCATGAATGCCATGGGGTTTGACTATACTACTCAAACATTTTTAGACCCACACAATGGTTTAGAGGATTTAAAAAAAGGAACTCTTCGGCATATTAAAGATGAAACTTTTGTGGAAGACCCCTTACGTGTCTATCGTGCCATACAGTTTTGTGCACGTTTTGATTTAACGTTGCATGAAGCAACCTTTTCTTTATGTCAATCTATAGTTAACTCTGGCGAATTAGAAGCGCTTTCTAATAACCGTATCTTTGAAGAGTTTAAAAAACTGCTTCTGAAATCAAAAAAACCCTCACGTGGCTTTGAACTGCTTAAAGATTTAAATATCCTGCCTTATTTTCCAGAACTTGAAGCTCTTGTAGGGTGTGAGCAAGAACCAGAATATCACCCAGAAGGGGATGTGTGGGTGCATACACTGATGTGCCTTGATGAGATGGTGAAAATCCAAACCACCGATGAGAGTGAAAAACTGTTATTGATGTTGGCAATTTTATGTCATGATTTGGGAAAACCAATGACAACGGAAATCATTAATGGAAAAATCACCTCTTATAAACATGAAAAAGAGGGAGTAGCTCCTACGCTTTCATTTTTAGAGCGTTTAACCAATGACAAAAAACTCATCAAAGCGATTGTGCCTTTAGTGGAGTATCATTTAGCACCTTTTCAACTCTTTTTACAACAATCCTCACTTAAAGCCGTCAAACGATTGGCAAGCAAAGTCAACATTGAGCTGTTGTGTAAAGTGGCCTTGGCTGATTGTAAAGGACGAACACTTCCAGATAGTTCTAAGTGTGATAAAGCCATAGCGTGGCTTTTAGAAACGGCACAAGAACTCAACGTGAAAAATGAAGCAGAAAAGCCTTTAGTCTTGGGAAGAGATTTACTTCAACTGGGGATGCAACCCTCACAAATGTTCAGTGAAATTTTAGAGTTTGCATATGAACTGCAACTGGACAATCCCAATAACGATAAAGAGCAGATTCTAAAAGCGATTAAGAAACACTATCTATGA
- the hemA gene encoding glutamyl-tRNA reductase, with the protein MSYLSISFTHKNTDIQTREKLAFSDDNMVEAYLKTILDNSIIREAVLLSTCNRVEIMTTVNDIEQAKEVILKTLSNYSTVDYEELSNRADMYDNTGAIHHLFTVASALDSLVIGETQIVGQLKDAYRLSLAKGHCSQGITRAMTYAFKCAAAVRTATSLGTGSVSVASTAVAKAKEIIHDTQNVKALVIGAGEMSELTIKHLISSGFDVVLVSRNIKKAKLLADTFDKPICVEPYEKVTQLLNEIPVMITATSAPYPIIKQNMVQECSFNRYWFDIAVPRDIDDIKSNHLQIFAVDDLQDIVNENMSLRAESAKQAYLIVNQLSMEFFEWLKSLEIEPVVKQLYLKANDVVQKKVENAIKKGFVDASNEENIRKLCETVLTEFLHEPTKQLKTISQNVECDVVLGAVQSVFGLQNDSNMFHQCEHAIKFNN; encoded by the coding sequence ATGAGCTATTTAAGTATCAGTTTCACACACAAAAATACCGACATTCAAACCAGAGAGAAATTGGCATTTTCTGATGATAACATGGTTGAAGCCTATCTCAAAACGATTTTAGATAACTCTATTATTCGTGAAGCAGTTTTATTGTCAACCTGTAACCGAGTGGAGATTATGACCACGGTTAATGATATAGAGCAAGCCAAAGAGGTGATTTTAAAAACACTTTCAAACTACTCTACGGTTGATTATGAGGAGCTTTCTAACCGTGCAGACATGTATGACAACACGGGAGCGATTCATCACCTCTTTACAGTGGCTTCTGCCTTGGACTCTTTGGTCATTGGAGAGACTCAAATTGTAGGGCAGCTCAAAGATGCCTATCGACTTTCCCTTGCAAAAGGACACTGTTCACAAGGCATTACGCGTGCCATGACCTACGCGTTTAAATGTGCAGCTGCTGTTCGAACTGCGACCAGTTTAGGAACAGGTTCTGTTTCAGTTGCAAGTACGGCTGTGGCTAAAGCCAAAGAGATTATTCACGATACACAAAATGTAAAAGCGCTGGTTATTGGTGCAGGTGAGATGAGTGAATTGACGATTAAACACCTTATCTCTTCTGGATTTGATGTGGTATTAGTCAGTCGAAACATTAAAAAAGCCAAACTGCTTGCAGATACCTTTGATAAACCTATTTGCGTTGAACCGTATGAAAAAGTAACACAACTGTTAAATGAAATTCCCGTGATGATTACAGCAACTTCTGCTCCGTATCCCATTATCAAACAAAACATGGTGCAAGAGTGCAGTTTCAACCGATATTGGTTTGATATTGCCGTACCACGAGATATTGATGACATTAAAAGCAATCATCTTCAAATCTTTGCGGTGGATGACTTACAAGATATTGTGAATGAAAACATGAGTTTGCGAGCTGAGAGTGCGAAACAGGCTTATTTGATTGTTAATCAACTCTCTATGGAGTTCTTTGAGTGGTTAAAATCTTTAGAGATTGAACCTGTAGTAAAACAACTCTATCTAAAAGCCAATGATGTGGTACAAAAAAAAGTTGAAAATGCCATTAAAAAAGGCTTTGTGGATGCAAGCAATGAAGAAAATATTCGAAAACTGTGTGAAACAGTCTTAACAGAGTTCTTGCATGAACCAACCAAGCAACTTAAAACTATCTCTCAAAATGTAGAGTGTGATGTTGTTTTAGGTGCCGTGCAATCAGTATTTGGACTGCAAAACGATTCCAATATGTTCCACCAATGTGAACACGCTATAAAATTTAATAACTAG
- a CDS encoding polyprenyl synthetase family protein: MEALEDVKQQIRLFVQECNDKKSLELLDLLATGKMLRSKLVLKIAGVNVETIKLCAIIEMIHAASLLHDDVIDEADTRRGAPSVNALHDNKTAIMFGDILYSKAFTELSQMDKRVAYTVSNAVTLLSIGEMLDVDLTQSFNSDYDKYIDMIYKKTGSLIEAAAKAAAIMAQKDEEKFALYGKNLGLAFQMIDDILDITQDSETLGKPAMLDFVEGKVTIPYLLLHERIEDKQTLEDLYKVPLNQEQQTWIKDQMIQTGALAEAIKQAKVLGQEAIDALQDENSEDLIMIMKAMIEREF; the protein is encoded by the coding sequence GTGGAAGCGTTAGAAGATGTAAAACAACAAATACGACTCTTTGTTCAAGAGTGTAATGACAAAAAGTCTTTAGAGCTTTTAGATTTATTGGCAACAGGAAAAATGTTGCGAAGTAAATTGGTTCTAAAAATTGCAGGAGTAAATGTAGAGACCATCAAACTGTGTGCAATCATTGAGATGATTCACGCGGCATCACTTCTTCATGATGATGTGATTGATGAAGCCGATACCAGACGAGGCGCCCCTTCAGTAAACGCCTTGCATGACAATAAAACGGCCATCATGTTTGGAGATATTCTTTATTCTAAAGCCTTTACAGAACTTTCACAAATGGACAAACGTGTTGCGTACACAGTTTCTAACGCCGTAACACTTTTAAGTATTGGTGAGATGTTGGACGTGGATTTAACCCAAAGTTTCAACAGCGACTATGATAAATACATCGATATGATTTATAAAAAAACAGGTTCATTGATTGAAGCGGCAGCAAAAGCAGCTGCTATTATGGCACAAAAAGATGAAGAAAAATTTGCTCTGTATGGAAAAAATCTGGGACTGGCGTTTCAAATGATCGATGATATTTTAGACATCACTCAAGACTCTGAAACATTAGGAAAACCTGCGATGCTTGACTTTGTTGAAGGAAAAGTAACAATTCCTTACTTGCTGTTACATGAAAGAATTGAAGATAAACAGACATTAGAAGATTTGTATAAAGTACCATTAAATCAAGAGCAACAAACGTGGATTAAAGATCAAATGATTCAAACTGGTGCACTTGCTGAAGCGATTAAACAAGCAAAAGTGCTAGGTCAAGAAGCCATCGATGCACTCCAAGATGAAAACAGTGAAGATTTAATTATGATTATGAAAGCGATGATTGAAAGAGAGTTTTAA
- a CDS encoding DUF2018 family protein produces MSYMKDWFTEDEDDIFMGSPKSKFFDIVQQASEDVVQDEIDKIIEKFAVMEILLSKEHGEHFDIDKMLYQYAFENSDEVEKMKKGLYMEFAGEIICRLDS; encoded by the coding sequence ATGAGTTATATGAAAGATTGGTTCACTGAAGATGAAGATGACATCTTTATGGGAAGCCCAAAATCAAAATTCTTTGACATTGTACAACAAGCCAGTGAGGATGTGGTGCAAGATGAAATTGATAAAATCATTGAAAAATTTGCAGTGATGGAAATCTTGCTTTCAAAAGAGCATGGAGAGCATTTTGACATTGACAAGATGTTGTATCAATATGCATTTGAAAATTCAGATGAAGTAGAGAAGATGAAAAAAGGTCTCTACATGGAGTTCGCAGGCGAAATTATCTGTAGATTAGACTCATAA
- the hisD gene encoding histidinol dehydrogenase, producing MKIINTKDADFKAQFEQILARAKTDIKEVSSIVTSIIDDIVENKNQAIKEHIAKFDKWDVKSDEQLQIDPADMKKAYDKLDHKLRSALHMAYDRIKSYHEKQLPKSWVDFEKNGTILGQKVTPVDRAGLYIPGGKAAYPSSLLMNAIPAIVAGVEEIVVCTPTPNNEVNELLLAACHLCGITKAFKVGGASAVAAMAYGTETIPKVDVITGPGNIFVATAKKLVFGEVHIDMIAGPSEIGILSDGSANPHYLAIDLLSQAEHDEMASSIMITTCDEIANYTSKEVENYLETLSRREIAKKSIDERGAIIIAQNMDEAIDLMNEIAPEHLEVMTHNPFELLPKIKHAGAIFLGQNTPEPIGDYIAGPNHTLPTGSTAKFYSPLNVENFLKKSSIINFSKEAIDELGEACALLADTEGLTAHAESVRVRLRNEH from the coding sequence ATGAAAATTATTAACACAAAAGATGCTGATTTTAAAGCACAATTTGAACAAATCTTAGCACGAGCAAAAACAGATATTAAAGAGGTTTCATCAATTGTTACGAGTATCATTGATGATATTGTAGAGAATAAAAACCAAGCCATCAAAGAGCACATTGCCAAATTTGACAAATGGGATGTGAAAAGCGACGAGCAGTTACAAATTGACCCAGCAGATATGAAAAAAGCGTACGATAAGCTTGATCATAAATTAAGAAGTGCCTTGCATATGGCGTATGACAGAATCAAATCGTATCATGAAAAACAACTGCCAAAATCATGGGTTGATTTTGAAAAAAATGGAACGATTTTAGGGCAAAAAGTAACGCCTGTTGACAGAGCGGGGCTATATATCCCAGGTGGAAAAGCAGCGTATCCAAGCTCACTTTTGATGAATGCCATTCCTGCAATTGTAGCAGGAGTTGAAGAGATTGTGGTGTGCACTCCCACTCCTAATAATGAAGTCAATGAACTGTTGCTAGCTGCGTGTCACCTGTGTGGAATCACAAAAGCTTTTAAAGTAGGAGGAGCAAGTGCTGTTGCAGCCATGGCATATGGTACTGAAACTATTCCAAAAGTCGATGTAATTACTGGACCAGGAAACATCTTTGTGGCAACTGCGAAGAAGTTGGTTTTTGGAGAAGTACATATTGACATGATTGCAGGACCCAGTGAAATTGGTATTTTAAGTGATGGCAGTGCAAACCCTCACTACTTAGCCATTGACTTGCTTTCACAAGCAGAACACGATGAGATGGCCAGCTCAATTATGATTACGACATGTGATGAAATTGCAAACTATACCAGTAAAGAGGTGGAGAACTATTTGGAGACTCTTTCTCGACGTGAAATTGCAAAAAAATCGATTGATGAAAGAGGGGCAATTATCATTGCTCAAAACATGGATGAAGCAATTGATTTGATGAACGAGATTGCACCTGAACACTTAGAAGTGATGACGCACAATCCTTTTGAACTCTTACCAAAAATCAAACATGCTGGAGCTATTTTCTTAGGTCAAAATACACCTGAACCTATTGGGGATTATATTGCAGGTCCAAACCATACACTGCCTACAGGAAGTACAGCGAAGTTTTATAGTCCATTGAATGTGGAGAACTTCTTGAAGAAATCTTCAATTATTAACTTCTCAAAAGAAGCCATTGATGAGTTGGGTGAAGCGTGCGCACTGCTTGCAGATACGGAAGGTTTAACAGCGCACGCAGAGTCTGTACGTGTACGATTACGTAACGAACACTAA
- a CDS encoding proline--tRNA ligase: protein MKFSKMFIPTTKETPNDATLPSHQFLVRAGFIAQTGAGIYDFMPLGKIVLDKIRAIVKEEMDEAGANEVQFGFVTPLSLWQESGRATTMGPELLRFKDRKNADFVLSPTNEEAVVNMVKNRITSYKDLPINLYQIYTKFRDEARPRFGLMRGREFLMKDAYSFHATQEDLVREFELMEATYKRVYERLGLEFRVVEADSGAIGGSGSKEFHVLANSGEDTIVVCDSCDYGANIEAAKRKKRHFTPWFENTEIDVKQERVETVGFKTIEEVSNFLSVSQAQTIKAVIKTAVYEEEKKVVVFFVRGDDELEETKACNSVDALELLDSSEDEITQAGLCAGYVGPFNLPAGITFVIDEEIKGEHGLVCGANEENYHLTGTDLSSLKDATYFDLVAVQEGDKCNCCGGELRYTKGIEAGHIFQLGSKYSEAMEANFLDANGKSQPFIMGCYGIGVSRLVAAVIEQNHDEKGCIWTKTTAPFLVDVIVSNAKKDDELNAGLEIYEGLKKAGISTIIDDRTKERFGFKMGDFELIGFPYAVVVGKKLTEGFVEIVERKTLEKQEVALDKVVETLQTLIAQ, encoded by the coding sequence ATGAAATTCAGTAAAATGTTTATCCCAACAACCAAAGAGACACCAAACGATGCAACGCTTCCATCGCATCAGTTTTTAGTACGTGCAGGATTTATTGCACAAACAGGTGCAGGAATTTATGACTTTATGCCGTTGGGAAAAATTGTTTTAGATAAAATCAGAGCGATTGTAAAAGAGGAGATGGATGAAGCCGGAGCCAATGAAGTACAGTTTGGTTTTGTAACGCCATTAAGCCTTTGGCAAGAGTCAGGTCGAGCCACGACAATGGGACCAGAGCTTTTACGATTTAAAGACAGAAAAAATGCGGATTTTGTTCTCAGTCCTACCAATGAGGAAGCGGTTGTAAATATGGTAAAAAATAGAATCACTTCATACAAAGACCTGCCTATTAATCTTTATCAAATCTATACAAAATTCAGAGATGAAGCACGACCAAGATTTGGTTTAATGCGAGGACGAGAGTTCTTGATGAAAGATGCTTACTCTTTTCATGCCACACAAGAGGATTTGGTGCGAGAGTTTGAACTCATGGAAGCAACCTATAAAAGAGTCTATGAGAGATTGGGATTAGAGTTCAGAGTGGTTGAAGCAGACTCGGGTGCCATTGGAGGAAGTGGTTCAAAAGAGTTTCATGTTCTTGCAAACTCAGGGGAAGACACCATTGTTGTATGTGATTCATGTGATTATGGTGCGAACATTGAAGCAGCAAAAAGAAAGAAACGACACTTTACGCCTTGGTTTGAAAACACTGAAATCGATGTGAAACAAGAGAGAGTGGAAACCGTTGGGTTTAAAACCATTGAAGAAGTGAGTAACTTCTTGAGTGTCTCACAAGCGCAAACGATTAAAGCTGTGATTAAAACTGCCGTGTATGAAGAAGAGAAAAAAGTGGTGGTCTTTTTTGTTCGAGGAGATGATGAACTTGAAGAGACCAAAGCGTGTAACTCGGTGGATGCTTTAGAATTGCTTGATTCAAGTGAAGATGAGATTACACAAGCTGGACTTTGTGCAGGTTATGTAGGACCATTTAATCTGCCTGCAGGTATCACATTTGTTATTGATGAAGAGATTAAAGGGGAGCACGGTTTGGTGTGTGGAGCCAATGAAGAGAACTACCACTTAACAGGTACGGACCTTTCATCACTTAAAGATGCAACCTATTTTGACTTAGTTGCGGTACAAGAGGGGGATAAATGTAACTGTTGTGGTGGAGAACTTCGATATACTAAAGGGATTGAAGCAGGGCACATCTTCCAATTGGGAAGCAAATACTCTGAAGCAATGGAGGCAAACTTTTTAGATGCCAATGGAAAATCTCAACCCTTTATCATGGGATGTTACGGAATTGGTGTATCACGACTCGTAGCAGCAGTGATTGAACAAAACCATGATGAAAAAGGGTGTATTTGGACAAAAACAACGGCACCATTTTTAGTGGATGTGATTGTATCAAATGCTAAAAAAGATGATGAACTTAATGCCGGCCTTGAAATCTATGAAGGATTGAAAAAAGCAGGTATTTCAACCATTATTGATGACAGAACCAAAGAGCGATTTGGTTTTAAAATGGGTGACTTTGAACTCATTGGTTTCCCATACGCTGTGGTTGTAGGTAAAAAACTCACTGAAGGGTTTGTTGAAATTGTGGAGAGAAAAACGCTAGAGAAACAAGAGGTGGCTTTAGATAAAGTGGTTGAAACCCTTCAAACTTTAATTGCACAATAA
- a CDS encoding mechanosensitive ion channel family protein: MDMIFEYAVNIIYALLIFFIGKWVAKELTGFIAKMMHKNPKLDDMLINFFEDILYYLLLVVVILTALEQVGVETTSFLAVLGAAGLAVGLALKDSLSNFASGVMLIFFKPFKVGDVVTAGGVTGKVTEIHLFNTEFTTPDNQKILVPNSGITGGNIVNINAHEKRRVDLVVGIGYDDDIKKAKEVLTSIINANEKVLLDDGITVAVSELGDSSVNFVVRAWVNTPDYWDVKFNLTETIKTTFDAEGISIPYPQTDVHVYKEKK, encoded by the coding sequence ATGGATATGATTTTTGAATATGCAGTGAATATCATCTATGCACTGTTGATTTTTTTTATTGGTAAGTGGGTAGCTAAAGAGTTGACTGGATTCATTGCAAAAATGATGCATAAAAATCCAAAACTTGATGACATGTTGATTAACTTCTTTGAAGATATCTTATACTACTTATTGCTTGTAGTAGTGATTCTTACAGCCTTAGAGCAAGTAGGCGTTGAGACCACTTCATTCCTAGCTGTGCTTGGTGCTGCTGGTTTAGCGGTTGGTTTGGCTTTAAAAGATTCGTTGTCAAACTTTGCGTCTGGAGTAATGCTGATTTTCTTTAAACCTTTTAAAGTAGGTGATGTGGTAACAGCTGGTGGTGTGACAGGGAAAGTAACAGAGATTCATCTGTTTAATACGGAGTTTACAACACCCGATAATCAAAAGATTTTAGTACCCAACTCAGGTATCACTGGTGGAAACATCGTTAACATTAATGCACATGAAAAACGAAGAGTCGATTTGGTTGTGGGGATTGGTTATGATGATGACATTAAAAAAGCCAAAGAGGTGTTAACTTCAATTATCAATGCCAATGAAAAAGTATTGCTTGATGATGGTATCACCGTTGCCGTGAGTGAACTGGGCGATTCATCAGTGAACTTTGTAGTACGAGCATGGGTAAACACACCTGATTATTGGGATGTAAAGTTTAACCTGACTGAAACCATTAAAACAACATTTGATGCAGAGGGTATCTCTATTCCTTATCCTCAAACCGATGTACACGTATACAAAGAGAAAAAATAA
- a CDS encoding shikimate kinase, whose translation MKKDNIILMGFMGVGKGTIARALAKESKMFAIDTDDLIESLQNQKIKKIFAQYGEAHFRSLEQECANWIEQNVQGTIISIGGGFFKRPNFKNLGTIIYLQSTFDGILNRINAAPNAKKKLKKRPLLQNIEEARKLFDERQPIYADVANIVVNVENREIDDIVQEIIEKTR comes from the coding sequence ATGAAAAAAGATAATATTATACTAATGGGTTTTATGGGTGTTGGAAAAGGCACCATTGCACGAGCACTGGCAAAAGAGTCAAAAATGTTTGCTATTGATACAGATGATTTAATTGAGAGTTTACAAAATCAAAAGATAAAAAAAATATTTGCCCAATACGGGGAAGCACATTTTCGAAGTTTAGAGCAAGAGTGCGCCAACTGGATTGAGCAAAATGTTCAAGGAACCATCATCTCAATTGGTGGAGGCTTTTTTAAACGTCCTAATTTTAAAAATTTAGGCACCATCATCTACTTACAATCAACATTTGATGGGATTTTAAATCGAATTAATGCTGCACCAAATGCCAAAAAAAAGCTCAAAAAAAGACCACTGTTACAAAACATTGAAGAGGCACGAAAACTCTTTGATGAACGACAACCGATTTATGCAGATGTTGCCAATATCGTTGTAAACGTAGAGAACAGAGAGATCGACGATATTGTACAAGAGATTATTGAAAAGACAAGATAG